In Acidisarcina polymorpha, the DNA window CGAGCGGTACGAGGGTTGCAGGTGGATCGGCGCGAAGTACCTCCCACATCCAATCCCATTCGCTACGAGAGAATTCCTTATCACATCGCGTTGCGCAGCGCTGAATCTTGCGTTCAGGCGCACCACATACACAAACCAGCTGATGATTCGGTCGGGCAAAGAAAGCGGCGGCAACGTTAGCTCGGAGGATCCTCGGAGGAGGACGTCATACTCCTCCGCCACTGCGGCTCGTCGCTCAAGGATCTTGTCGATGCGTTTCAACTGCGAGAGTCCTAGCGCGCAGTTCATCTCCGAAATCCTGTAGTTATAACCGAGATCGGAGTGTTCAAACCAGCTATCTCCTTTGCGTCTGCCTTGGTTTCTCAAGGAGCGAATGCTGGCGGCAACGTCTCCATCCCGCGCCACCACCATCCCACCTTCGCCGGTGGTGATCTGTTTATTCGGATAAAAGGCAAAGGTCCCGGCATCGCCAAATGTTCCTAAACGACGACCCTTATATTCGGCTCCGATGGCTTCGCAAGCATCTTCGATGACCAGGAGCCCATGTCTCTTCGCCAGCTGCATCAAGGAATCCATCTCGGCAGGGACACCGAAGGTGTGTACGATCAGCAAAGCCCGGGTACGCGCGGTAATGGATGATTCGACACGCTCGGGATCGAGATTCAGCGTACTCGCATCGATGTCAACGAAGACCGGTTGGGCGCCCACATAGCGGATCGCATTCGCAGCCGCGATAAAGGTGAAGGACGGTACGATCACCTCATCCCCAGTGCCAACCCCCAGCGCCAGCAACGCGAGATGCAGCCCAGCGGTGCCCGAACTCACGGCCACCGCGTGGGTTATCCCGAGATATTCGGCAACCGCCTGCTCAAAGCTTCCCAGCATGGGGCCGAGACTCAGCCGGGAGCTCCGCAAGACACTCACGACGCCGGCAATATCGTCTTCGTCGATGTCGGGAGAGGAAAGCGGAATTCGCATCTCCATCAATGAGAAATCTCTGTAGCCCGCTTGATCAGAAGACACCGATCGAGTGGCACAGTGGTGAGCACATCGACGATCCTCTGCGAGGCATGGCCGTCGCCATACGGGTTTTCCATGCCAGCCAGTAATTCCTTGAATTCAGGGCTCCGCGCCCGCTGAATCGCGGCAACGATGTCCTCCGAATTCGACGCAACATCGATGACATTCTGGGCGCGTTCGCGACCCTTCTGGCGTATTCCGACATTGACCGTCGGCAGCCGGAACGAAGCTGTCTCCATAATTCCGCTACTGGAGTTACCAAGTAATAATTCAACCTGCGCAAGCAGACTCCAGTAGGTTAGGGCATCGAGGTTGGTGAAGATGCGACTGTGGCTACGACTTGCGGCGAACGCTCGCGAGCGCTGGATCAGGGTGCGGCTGCCAGCGTCGGCGTTCGGATAACAAAACAGGACGTGCCCCTCGATCGCGGCTAAAGCCCCAAACAACGCATCAGACTCCGCGGTTGTCTGTTGCAGCAAGGTAACGGGATGATACGCCACCAGCAGTGTATCCCCACCCAGTCGGATGTCCAGGCGAGATTCAAGTTCTTGCTTGGAATACAGCTTGCGCTCTATCAAGTGATCGAGTGAAGGAGCGCCGGCCCGATGCACGCGCCACGGCTCTTCGCCCATCGCAATCACCCGCTCTCGCGCCATTTCAGTGGATGTGAAATGCACATGGCTCATCTTGGTCAATGCATTGCGCACCGCATCGTCGATAGCGCCTTCGCTTACCTCGCCGCCCTCAATGTGGGCGATTGGAATCCGTAAGGCCAGCGCTACCGAAGCGGGCGCCAGCATCTCATAGCGGTCGGCAATAATTAGCAGGATGTCCGGACGCATGCTGCCCAAGAGGTCGGCAAAGCTCAGCGTGGCGAGCCCGATCGTCTTCGCCATGCCGACATCGGTATCCGAACTAAGCAGACATTCGATGCGGCCATCGATCGGAAAACCGTCTCTCTCGATCTCCTGGACAGTCAAGCCGAATTCCGGGGAGAGATGGGCCCCAAAGACAATCAACTTCAGTTGCACATCGGCATGTTCGGCAAGTGCCCGGAGCGGCCAATAAAGATGGCTGTAGTCGGCGCGAGAGGAGGTTACGACCGCAATCGTCCTGCTCATCGCGCGCCCATCCTAGATACTTTAGATCCCGTAATATCCGGCTGGTAACCTGGCACCAGATTCTGAACTGCTTTAATCATGTCCGGGTAATCGTATTTAAAAATTGCCTCTTCGAGTTGCTTTATCGTCTGAATCACGAACTCTGACGAAGGAAGGAAGCCATCCACAACCCGCATCCCTCCGAAGAGTTCGGGAGCGACCCGCTCCTCCTGCGCTATCAATTCTTCGTGCAACTTATCTCCGCGCCGCAGACCAATGTAGCGGATATTCGCGGCCGGACCTCCGATGTATTTTGCCAGATCGACAACCCGTATGCATTCGCCGCAATCAGCGATATAGATCTTCCCCGAATCCGGGCTCGAAGCTGCATTCAAGATCGCCACTTCTGCCTCGGATTGCGTGAGAAAGTAACGGGAGGCCTCGGCATCGGTAACGGTAAGCGCACAACCAGGCCCGGCTTGCTTCTGCCCGGATTGCTCCTGCCTGGCTTGCTCCTGCGTGGCTTGCTCCTGAAAGACGAGAGCAACGCTGCCTGAGGAGCCAAGAACGTTGCCCAATCGGACCACATTCATCCTCAGCGATTCGGTTGCATGCGAAAGAACGACTAGCTCCGCGAGCCGCTTGGAAGCGCCCATAATACCTCGCGGCCTGACCGCCTTATCGGTGGAAAGTAGAATGAGGCTGGCGACCTCAGCCTCCTGTGCAGCCTTGACGAGCTTGTAAGTGCCGATAGAATTGTTCGCGATCGCGCTGAAGGGATTGCTCTCCATCAAAGGCACATGTTTGTAGGCGGCGGTATGGAGAATGAGGTCGATCTGATATCGGTGAAATAGATGTTCGAGCAGGCGCTCATCGCTAACGTTGCCGGTCACCGGAATT includes these proteins:
- the neuC gene encoding UDP-N-acetylglucosamine 2-epimerase produces the protein MSRTIAVVTSSRADYSHLYWPLRALAEHADVQLKLIVFGAHLSPEFGLTVQEIERDGFPIDGRIECLLSSDTDVGMAKTIGLATLSFADLLGSMRPDILLIIADRYEMLAPASVALALRIPIAHIEGGEVSEGAIDDAVRNALTKMSHVHFTSTEMARERVIAMGEEPWRVHRAGAPSLDHLIERKLYSKQELESRLDIRLGGDTLLVAYHPVTLLQQTTAESDALFGALAAIEGHVLFCYPNADAGSRTLIQRSRAFAASRSHSRIFTNLDALTYWSLLAQVELLLGNSSSGIMETASFRLPTVNVGIRQKGRERAQNVIDVASNSEDIVAAIQRARSPEFKELLAGMENPYGDGHASQRIVDVLTTVPLDRCLLIKRATEISH
- a CDS encoding polysaccharide biosynthesis protein, which produces MVSTSVKAGPEWADFLGRVPVAVDEALAALAVGGRRVLITGAGGSIGSGLAQAALLGQPELLALLDVSESALHQSFRSVSSSSLLRDVEVIPVTGNVSDERLLEHLFHRYQIDLILHTAAYKHVPLMESNPFSAIANNSIGTYKLVKAAQEAEVASLILLSTDKAVRPRGIMGASKRLAELVVLSHATESLRMNVVRLGNVLGSSGSVALVFQEQATQEQARQEQSGQKQAGPGCALTVTDAEASRYFLTQSEAEVAILNAASSPDSGKIYIADCGECIRVVDLAKYIGGPAANIRYIGLRRGDKLHEELIAQEERVAPELFGGMRVVDGFLPSSEFVIQTIKQLEEAIFKYDYPDMIKAVQNLVPGYQPDITGSKVSRMGAR
- a CDS encoding DegT/DnrJ/EryC1/StrS family aminotransferase; the encoded protein is MEMRIPLSSPDIDEDDIAGVVSVLRSSRLSLGPMLGSFEQAVAEYLGITHAVAVSSGTAGLHLALLALGVGTGDEVIVPSFTFIAAANAIRYVGAQPVFVDIDASTLNLDPERVESSITARTRALLIVHTFGVPAEMDSLMQLAKRHGLLVIEDACEAIGAEYKGRRLGTFGDAGTFAFYPNKQITTGEGGMVVARDGDVAASIRSLRNQGRRKGDSWFEHSDLGYNYRISEMNCALGLSQLKRIDKILERRAAVAEEYDVLLRGSSELTLPPLSLPDRIISWFVYVVRLNARFSAAQRDVIRNSLVANGIGCGRYFAPIHLQPSYRSILLEKLHLPVTESEAERTLALPFFNHLTKAQVMEVAENLLGALHP